The Pseudomonas baetica genome includes a region encoding these proteins:
- a CDS encoding ImmA/IrrE family metallo-endopeptidase: protein MDTRVIRTEEQHRAYLDELHKLMTLMPTPGSENSERLELLIVLIEAYESKRYPVELPDPVDAIIFRMQEKGYKQADLIPYFGTRSRVSEILSRKRPLTVPMIRAISIGLGISAETLIGVGDSENQKTKNDIDWSRFPVKEMIARGWIQKFAGKVSRSTEDIVQEFISQIGWQFGDTAFKRSLAGDAYSPTTKYALYAWLVRVIQKSREKKSSIGVFSESVMSASFLQEVARLSWFDNGPLLAVEFLQKSGIALIVEPHLKGTLLDGAALKDVDGRPIIGMTLRHDRLDNFWFTLLHELAHLWKHVGKNETFLDDLDATSEDKREAEANRLAREAFIPRILWRRSEACLAPSRENIDKLSRELKIHPSIIAGRIRRETENYQLYNDLIGHGDVRRLFFNTSEGE from the coding sequence ATGGATACTAGGGTAATTCGTACAGAAGAGCAGCATAGAGCTTACTTGGATGAACTCCATAAGCTCATGACTCTTATGCCGACCCCTGGATCTGAAAACAGTGAGCGTCTTGAGTTACTTATCGTGCTGATAGAGGCATATGAGAGCAAACGCTATCCCGTGGAGCTACCTGATCCCGTAGATGCCATTATTTTTCGTATGCAAGAGAAAGGGTATAAACAGGCCGATCTTATACCCTATTTCGGAACGCGAAGTAGAGTTTCAGAGATATTGTCGAGGAAAAGACCATTAACTGTCCCGATGATCAGAGCCATCTCAATCGGGTTAGGTATTTCAGCAGAAACACTTATAGGTGTGGGTGATTCTGAAAACCAAAAAACAAAAAATGACATTGATTGGTCCAGATTTCCCGTTAAGGAGATGATTGCAAGGGGGTGGATCCAAAAGTTTGCTGGAAAAGTATCGCGCTCAACTGAGGATATTGTTCAAGAGTTTATATCTCAAATTGGATGGCAGTTCGGGGATACGGCTTTCAAACGCTCACTTGCTGGGGATGCTTATTCACCCACAACTAAATATGCTCTTTATGCATGGCTTGTAAGGGTGATTCAGAAGTCTCGTGAAAAAAAATCTTCAATCGGTGTTTTTAGTGAAAGTGTCATGTCAGCTTCTTTTTTACAAGAAGTTGCTCGCTTAAGCTGGTTTGATAATGGGCCTTTGCTGGCGGTAGAGTTTTTGCAAAAAAGTGGTATCGCCCTGATAGTGGAGCCTCATTTGAAGGGCACATTGTTGGATGGGGCAGCTTTAAAGGATGTAGATGGACGACCTATAATTGGTATGACATTGCGTCATGATAGGCTGGACAATTTTTGGTTTACGCTGTTGCATGAGCTTGCTCATTTATGGAAGCACGTAGGAAAAAATGAAACCTTTCTCGATGATTTGGATGCTACATCTGAAGATAAGAGAGAAGCCGAAGCGAACCGCCTTGCTAGAGAGGCGTTTATTCCCCGTATTTTATGGCGGCGTAGCGAGGCATGCCTTGCTCCAAGTCGTGAAAATATAGATAAGCTATCAAGGGAGCTTAAAATTCATCCTTCTATTATCGCGGGTAGGATAAGGAGGGAGACGGAAAATTACCAGTTGTACAATGACCTGATCGGGCATGGGGATGTAAGACGTTTGTTTTTTAATACTTCAGAAGGTGAATGA
- a CDS encoding beta family protein — protein sequence MQSTYIPILKAKEGELDALGCLFESTRNNLKPWFDVPQITDKDKEKFKGKNVSVVEAFLTNIAHAISKVWKHRDAYVDLPLWAPNAQTEGGEHVIQFFCKQAEHFGVRVTPVVDCMRWDDPIYVYAFKGLTHKADKEVILRLVMNVDSAEEMAEEDEFLARLEDIAATLNYDPRATAVMIDFGDVTSAKYEIPKITTQAERVIEIFRRAGHQKFVVSGCSIGAYISSVVPLPSTEKTVPRKEMLAWKSIVSLQGFKDVGFSDYGVRGPGSLVSGGAGNQNGKIRYTIQDGYFIARGYQLKTGEKGGQYYGLAQKIIDSGYYEGPEFSWGDKELLDCSHWAFRGLASKWIAIDTTHHVEYVLKEVEEFKRQRVIVEARSVAGV from the coding sequence ATGCAATCAACTTATATTCCAATACTCAAGGCTAAAGAAGGAGAGTTAGACGCGTTAGGCTGCCTTTTTGAGAGCACAAGGAACAATCTTAAGCCTTGGTTTGACGTGCCTCAGATCACAGACAAAGACAAGGAAAAGTTTAAAGGAAAGAATGTCTCAGTTGTAGAAGCGTTTCTTACAAATATTGCTCATGCCATCTCTAAGGTATGGAAGCACAGGGATGCTTATGTAGATTTGCCTCTATGGGCGCCTAACGCCCAGACTGAAGGTGGTGAACATGTAATCCAGTTTTTTTGTAAGCAAGCAGAACATTTTGGAGTGAGAGTTACTCCCGTTGTGGATTGTATGCGTTGGGATGATCCGATATATGTATACGCATTCAAAGGATTAACTCACAAGGCAGATAAGGAGGTCATTCTTAGGCTTGTGATGAATGTTGACTCTGCGGAAGAGATGGCCGAGGAAGATGAGTTTTTAGCCAGGCTGGAAGATATTGCAGCTACTCTTAACTATGATCCTCGTGCGACAGCAGTTATGATCGATTTTGGTGATGTCACATCCGCAAAGTATGAGATTCCAAAAATAACCACACAGGCCGAGCGTGTAATTGAAATTTTTAGGCGTGCTGGGCATCAAAAATTTGTCGTCTCGGGTTGTTCAATAGGTGCTTATATTTCCTCGGTTGTTCCATTACCGAGCACAGAGAAAACAGTTCCTCGCAAAGAAATGCTTGCATGGAAAAGTATTGTTTCTCTGCAAGGCTTTAAAGATGTAGGTTTTTCCGATTATGGTGTGAGGGGGCCTGGCTCTCTAGTGTCGGGTGGGGCAGGCAATCAGAACGGTAAAATTAGATATACCATTCAGGATGGCTATTTTATCGCCCGAGGTTATCAGTTAAAAACTGGTGAGAAGGGTGGTCAATACTATGGCCTTGCCCAGAAAATTATCGATTCTGGATATTATGAAGGGCCGGAATTTAGCTGGGGTGACAAAGAACTCCTAGATTGTAGCCACTGGGCGTTTAGAGGGTTGGCATCAAAGTGGATTGCTATTGATACTACTCACCATGTTGAGTATGTTTTGAAGGAAGTTGAAGAGTTTAAAAGGCAGCGTGTTATTGTTGAGGCTAGATCAGTTGCTGGTGTTTGA
- the tnpC gene encoding IS66 family transposase: protein MISMPDNLPDDLTALKQLLAQMQSKVVHLEEENALLRQRLFGRKSEQSVDPATPQLALFNEAESVAEPAAEEAEEEVVAPTKRRGKRKPLSADLPRIEVIHELPEHELMCACGCRKHAIGEETSEQLEIVPMQIRVIKHIRKVYACRGCETAPVTADKPAQLIEKSMASPSVLAMLLTTKYVDGLPLHRFEKVLGRHGVDIPRQTLARWVIQCGEHLQPLLNLMRDRLLESHVIHCDETRVQVMKEPDREPTSQSWMWVQTGGPPNQPVILFDYSTSRAQEVPSRLLEGYRGYLMTDDYAGYNALGAQAGVERLGCWAHARRKFVEAQKVQPKGKTGRADIALNLINKLYGIERDLKEVGDEHRHEGRQQNSLPVLAQLRAWLERTQPQVTAQNALGKAISYLASNWDKLVRYTEAGSLPIDNNAAERAIRPFVIGRKNWLFSDTPKGATASAQLYSLVETAKANGQEPYAWLRHALERLPQAAAVEDFEALLPWNCTPQIPR from the coding sequence ATGATTTCCATGCCCGACAACCTTCCCGATGACCTGACTGCGCTCAAGCAATTACTTGCTCAGATGCAGTCCAAGGTTGTTCATCTTGAAGAAGAAAATGCGCTGCTACGTCAGCGTCTCTTCGGACGTAAATCCGAACAATCAGTCGACCCAGCGACCCCGCAATTGGCTCTTTTTAATGAAGCCGAAAGTGTCGCTGAGCCTGCCGCCGAAGAGGCGGAGGAAGAAGTCGTCGCTCCGACCAAACGCCGTGGCAAACGCAAGCCTCTGTCCGCCGACTTGCCCCGTATCGAAGTCATCCACGAACTGCCCGAGCACGAGCTGATGTGTGCTTGCGGCTGCCGCAAGCACGCCATCGGCGAAGAAACCAGCGAGCAGTTGGAAATCGTGCCGATGCAGATCCGCGTGATCAAACATATCCGCAAGGTCTACGCCTGCCGTGGCTGTGAAACCGCGCCGGTCACCGCTGACAAGCCAGCGCAATTGATTGAAAAGAGCATGGCCAGTCCCAGTGTGTTGGCGATGTTGCTGACCACCAAATACGTCGACGGTCTGCCGCTGCATCGCTTCGAAAAAGTACTCGGTCGCCACGGCGTCGATATTCCACGACAAACCTTGGCACGTTGGGTCATCCAGTGCGGCGAACACCTGCAACCGCTGCTCAACTTGATGCGTGACAGGCTGCTGGAAAGTCACGTAATCCACTGCGACGAAACGCGTGTCCAGGTGATGAAAGAGCCTGATCGAGAGCCGACTAGCCAGTCCTGGATGTGGGTACAAACCGGCGGACCGCCGAATCAGCCAGTGATCCTTTTTGATTACTCGACCAGCCGAGCGCAAGAGGTACCGTCGCGCCTGCTCGAAGGTTATCGCGGCTATCTGATGACCGACGATTACGCCGGCTATAACGCCTTGGGCGCGCAGGCTGGTGTCGAACGTTTAGGCTGCTGGGCACATGCGCGACGCAAGTTTGTCGAGGCGCAAAAAGTGCAACCCAAGGGCAAAACCGGGCGTGCCGATATAGCCCTGAATCTGATCAACAAGCTGTACGGTATCGAGCGAGATTTAAAAGAAGTCGGCGATGAACATCGCCATGAAGGTCGACAGCAAAACAGCCTGCCAGTCCTGGCGCAGTTACGCGCCTGGCTGGAGAGAACGCAGCCTCAGGTGACGGCGCAAAACGCGCTGGGCAAAGCCATCAGTTATCTGGCCAGCAACTGGGACAAGTTAGTGCGCTACACCGAAGCCGGTTCTTTGCCGATCGACAACAACGCAGCAGAGCGTGCGATCAGGCCCTTCGTAATAGGGCGCAAGAACTGGCTGTTCAGCGACACGCCCAAAGGCGCGACGGCCAGTGCTCAACTTTACAGTTTGGTCGAGACGGCTAAAGCCAACGGCCAAGAGCCCTATGCGTGGCTGCGCCACGCACTTGAACGATTGCCGCAAGCCGCAGCGGTAGAGGACTTCGAAGCCTTGCTGCCGTGGAACTGCACTCCGCAAATACCAAGATAA
- the tnpB gene encoding IS66 family insertion sequence element accessory protein TnpB (TnpB, as the term is used for proteins encoded by IS66 family insertion elements, is considered an accessory protein, since TnpC, encoded by a neighboring gene, is a DDE family transposase.), with amino-acid sequence MMRPDAKVEKVYLYPKPVDLRKSIDGLAALVELDIKVAVFDPVLFVFLNKPRNRVKILYWERNGFCLWLKRLESERFKTSPDHSDEAIVLTVQELNWLLDGFDLWRNRPHQVLTPRFVA; translated from the coding sequence ATGATGCGTCCCGACGCCAAAGTTGAAAAAGTGTACCTCTACCCTAAACCCGTAGACTTACGAAAATCCATCGACGGCCTAGCCGCACTGGTGGAGCTGGATATCAAAGTGGCGGTGTTCGATCCGGTGCTTTTCGTCTTTCTCAACAAACCCCGCAATCGGGTGAAGATTTTGTATTGGGAACGCAACGGCTTTTGCCTTTGGCTCAAACGCCTTGAATCCGAACGCTTCAAAACATCGCCCGATCACAGCGACGAAGCCATCGTGCTGACGGTCCAGGAGCTGAACTGGCTGCTCGATGGTTTTGATCTGTGGCGCAACCGTCCACATCAGGTTTTGACACCTCGATTTGTCGCCTGA
- a CDS encoding ATP-dependent nuclease, translated as MWGLWSGYEVVFHPDIAGRERALDELSDGQRSLFHLAMTAATLDVEGGIADDPEAAGFQPGGVPLPALTLIAVEEPENNLAPFYLSRIVRQIEDLTSGNRAQAVISSHSASILARVDPSQVRHFRLDPASRTARVRAIKLPIGQEEASKFVREAVRTYPELYFARFAVLGEGATEEVVLPRLAEAMGFDIDRSFVAVVPLGGRHVNHLWRLLTDLDIPYATLLDLDWGRDGGGWGRIKTACAQLLDNGVSPQAIFAQPDPAGPASNLAVFDTHLITDFVGLTNWATSLRRFNVFFCSPLDLDYSMMRAFPAAYQVLEPGRLGPSQRGDPRTAVLGDEGQGYLYGADQDQLLRWYRYLFLGRGKPSTHVRVLSAQTSQDLTAGAPEELRAILTSIAARLAQPVPPAPPVL; from the coding sequence ATGTGGGGTTTGTGGAGCGGTTACGAAGTAGTTTTCCATCCCGATATAGCAGGCCGTGAGCGCGCGCTCGACGAGCTGAGCGATGGACAGCGTTCGCTGTTTCATTTAGCGATGACGGCAGCAACGCTGGATGTCGAGGGCGGTATCGCCGATGACCCGGAGGCGGCTGGATTCCAGCCTGGCGGAGTGCCTCTGCCTGCATTGACGCTCATCGCGGTCGAGGAACCGGAGAACAATCTCGCTCCTTTCTACCTTTCACGCATCGTTCGGCAAATCGAAGATTTAACGAGCGGGAATCGAGCTCAGGCGGTTATTTCTAGTCATTCAGCGAGCATTCTTGCGCGAGTTGATCCGTCGCAAGTCAGGCATTTCCGTCTCGACCCAGCCAGCCGAACTGCCCGGGTTAGGGCTATTAAGTTACCGATCGGTCAGGAGGAAGCATCGAAATTTGTGCGAGAGGCCGTCCGCACCTACCCTGAGCTTTACTTCGCCCGCTTTGCGGTGCTTGGGGAGGGCGCCACCGAAGAAGTGGTGCTGCCACGCCTCGCCGAGGCGATGGGCTTCGACATAGATCGTTCCTTCGTTGCCGTCGTTCCCCTCGGTGGGCGGCACGTCAATCATCTGTGGCGTCTCCTGACTGATCTCGACATCCCCTACGCGACGCTCCTTGATCTTGATTGGGGGCGTGACGGCGGCGGATGGGGCCGCATCAAGACAGCATGCGCCCAACTTTTAGATAATGGTGTTTCGCCGCAGGCAATCTTCGCACAGCCAGACCCCGCGGGGCCTGCATCAAATCTGGCTGTCTTTGATACGCACCTAATAACAGACTTCGTCGGTTTGACTAACTGGGCCACTTCATTGCGACGATTCAACGTGTTTTTCTGCTCTCCTCTGGATCTTGATTATTCGATGATGCGTGCCTTTCCTGCTGCGTACCAGGTTCTTGAGCCCGGTCGACTGGGGCCGTCGCAACGGGGTGACCCACGTACGGCGGTGCTGGGCGACGAAGGTCAAGGCTACCTCTATGGTGCAGACCAAGATCAACTCTTGCGATGGTATCGCTATCTTTTCCTTGGGCGTGGTAAGCCCAGCACGCACGTCCGTGTTCTTAGTGCGCAGACATCCCAGGATTTAACAGCAGGCGCTCCAGAGGAGTTGCGGGCGATTCTGACATCCATTGCTGCCCGTCTAGCGCAACCTGTACCACCCGCACCGCCAGTGCTTTGA
- a CDS encoding UvrD-helicase domain-containing protein: MPIIRSQDWRPRGIDDLEPDAWRALRQAGSTCVIAGPGAGKTEFLAQRAVYLLETGLCPAPYRVLAISFKSDAAENLATRVRKRCPAELANRFTSLTFDAFAKGLVDRFLSAIPAHWCPTRPYDLVFPTRRQKEGFLNLSSNTAPPQWRTEIAGFHAESFEARHVGAYRLPITQQAPQSGAEFIIHRWLAGQLATQPRSTLTFVIINRLAELLLRSCPHIRRALQLTYPFVFVDEFQDTTFAQYDFLLSAFSGGEIAVTAVGDDKQRIMTWAGARTDAFERFAIDFAATRIQLLFNFRSSPDLVRIQHVVARALDPHSAFTVAQAVRQVDGDVAQVWNSPTISCEAEYLARWLATDMATRGRAPRDYAILVKQKSDDVEADLAATFAQAGLRLRNESHSLGRTTLQDLLSDEFARIAIGLFRLGSTQRAPDAWQICSAALSAVRAVADGDDITEARTDAELTAFLATMRAEMRNTPPTEVSVTTFVNRVLAFLDLSAVARTYLEYSSGDLLAIMVEAFQLHLAASARGAANWTICLDAFEGLEQIPLMTVHKSKGLEYDTIVFVGLDDQAWWAHTPGNAEGLATFFVALTRAKQRAIFAFCRERGQRRRVAELYQLLSDAAVPEITTD; encoded by the coding sequence ATGCCAATCATCCGATCACAAGATTGGCGACCACGAGGTATAGATGACCTTGAGCCTGACGCGTGGCGCGCATTGCGCCAAGCCGGCTCGACCTGCGTTATAGCCGGTCCGGGCGCAGGAAAGACCGAGTTTCTCGCACAACGCGCCGTTTACCTACTCGAAACGGGGTTATGCCCAGCGCCTTATCGCGTCCTGGCAATCTCCTTCAAGAGCGATGCGGCAGAAAATCTCGCCACACGGGTTCGCAAGCGGTGTCCGGCTGAACTGGCTAACCGCTTTACTTCGCTCACCTTCGACGCCTTCGCCAAAGGCTTGGTTGATCGGTTCTTGTCAGCTATTCCCGCTCACTGGTGTCCGACCCGTCCATACGATCTCGTATTCCCCACTCGTCGGCAGAAAGAGGGGTTCTTGAACCTTTCCAGCAACACTGCTCCCCCGCAATGGCGGACTGAGATCGCGGGCTTTCACGCTGAAAGTTTTGAAGCTCGCCATGTCGGTGCCTACCGTCTCCCTATCACGCAACAAGCGCCGCAATCGGGTGCGGAGTTCATCATCCACCGCTGGTTGGCAGGGCAGCTAGCAACGCAGCCCCGGTCCACCCTCACATTTGTAATCATCAATCGATTAGCTGAATTGCTCTTGCGTTCCTGCCCGCACATACGGCGCGCACTCCAGTTGACCTATCCGTTCGTCTTTGTGGATGAATTTCAGGACACAACCTTCGCGCAGTACGACTTCCTGCTCTCGGCATTTAGCGGCGGCGAAATTGCTGTGACGGCGGTCGGAGATGACAAACAACGCATAATGACTTGGGCTGGTGCACGAACCGATGCCTTTGAGCGGTTTGCAATAGATTTTGCTGCTACTCGCATTCAGCTACTTTTCAATTTCCGATCTTCGCCAGATCTCGTCCGAATCCAGCATGTCGTCGCAAGAGCGCTAGATCCCCATAGCGCGTTCACTGTGGCCCAGGCTGTGCGGCAGGTCGACGGCGATGTCGCCCAGGTTTGGAATAGTCCGACGATTTCGTGCGAAGCCGAATACCTTGCGCGGTGGCTCGCGACCGATATGGCAACGCGCGGCCGTGCACCTCGAGATTACGCAATCTTGGTCAAGCAAAAGTCCGACGATGTCGAGGCCGATCTTGCTGCGACGTTTGCCCAAGCGGGCCTACGACTGCGAAATGAAAGCCACTCACTCGGACGCACGACTCTGCAGGATCTACTCTCAGATGAGTTCGCTAGAATTGCGATTGGCTTATTTCGACTCGGTTCAACGCAGCGCGCTCCGGACGCATGGCAAATATGCTCTGCTGCACTCTCGGCAGTGCGAGCGGTAGCGGACGGTGACGACATCACCGAAGCACGCACTGACGCCGAGCTCACAGCCTTCTTGGCGACGATGCGAGCGGAGATGAGAAACACTCCCCCGACGGAGGTGAGTGTCACGACCTTCGTAAACCGAGTACTGGCATTCTTGGATCTCTCAGCAGTAGCACGAACCTACCTTGAATATTCATCAGGCGATCTGCTCGCAATCATGGTCGAAGCCTTCCAGTTGCATCTCGCCGCTTCGGCGAGGGGTGCTGCGAACTGGACGATCTGTCTGGATGCCTTTGAGGGCCTCGAGCAAATTCCACTGATGACCGTCCACAAGAGCAAGGGACTCGAATACGACACCATTGTCTTCGTCGGCCTTGATGATCAGGCTTGGTGGGCACACACACCGGGTAACGCCGAAGGCCTTGCAACTTTTTTCGTGGCACTCACACGCGCCAAGCAGCGCGCGATCTTTGCTTTCTGTCGAGAGCGCGGCCAGCGGCGTCGTGTGGCCGAGCTGTATCAGCTTCTGAGCGACGCTGCCGTTCCCGAGATCACTACAGACTAG